In a genomic window of Verrucomicrobiota bacterium:
- a CDS encoding 4Fe-4S dicluster domain-containing protein, with protein MYAPAVNEAFLAEVSSLPGGERITQCIQCGSCSGSCPTAAWMDHSPRQIFALIRCGMRDEVLSSNTPWTCASCYTCYVRCPKEIKITDIMYALKRLSIREHKAKPETKPARVMAEVFEGLVNKHGRNSEFHLMRRLYGRPSAITKALRNAPSGMKLKRLGRLPFRQEKLSANGLMQMKQITDAVEKMGGL; from the coding sequence ATGTACGCGCCTGCGGTCAACGAAGCTTTCCTTGCCGAAGTGTCCTCACTCCCTGGCGGCGAACGGATTACGCAATGCATCCAATGTGGTTCCTGTTCGGGCAGTTGTCCGACGGCGGCCTGGATGGACCATTCGCCACGCCAGATCTTCGCGTTGATCCGGTGCGGGATGCGCGACGAGGTGCTCAGTTCGAACACGCCGTGGACCTGTGCCTCCTGCTACACGTGCTACGTGCGGTGCCCCAAGGAGATCAAGATCACCGACATCATGTACGCGCTCAAACGCTTGTCGATCCGGGAGCACAAAGCGAAGCCGGAGACGAAACCCGCCCGCGTGATGGCCGAGGTTTTTGAGGGCTTGGTCAACAAGCACGGGCGCAATTCGGAGTTTCATCTGATGCGGCGGCTGTACGGGCGCCCCTCCGCGATCACCAAGGCGCTACGCAATGCCCCGAGCGGCATGAAGCTCAAGCGCCTCGGCCGGCTGCCGTTCCGGCAGGAGAAGCTGAGCGCCAATGGCCTTATGCAGATGAAGCAGATCACTGACGCCGTCGAGAAGATGGGCGGTCTCTAG
- the trpD gene encoding anthranilate phosphoribosyltransferase has product MIREAIRIVVEGTHLSREQAAAAMDAIMSGEATGAQIGCLLTALRLKGETTDEITGFAATMRDKVTPIRLPQAVSNGHRAHAVIDTCGTGGDGLHTFNISTVAALVAAGAGATVAKHGNRSVSSKCGSADVLKALGVNIEAPVETVERCLSEIGIAFLFAPMLHTAMKHAIGPRREIGIRTVFNILGPLTNPAGATAQLLGVYDGRLCETLAAVLRSLGSERAFVAHGKDGQDEISLTGPTHVAELRNGHIESYIIEPELFGLKRVRTQDLAGGEPDENARIAREVLDGKRGPHFDAVVLNAGAAIAAAGLTGDIADGIMAATDAITSGAARAKLDVLVKLTNE; this is encoded by the coding sequence ATCATTCGCGAGGCAATCAGGATCGTCGTCGAGGGCACGCACCTCTCGCGCGAGCAGGCCGCGGCCGCCATGGACGCCATCATGTCCGGCGAGGCCACCGGCGCGCAGATCGGCTGCTTGCTCACCGCGCTCCGGCTCAAGGGCGAGACCACCGACGAGATCACCGGTTTCGCCGCTACTATGCGCGACAAGGTCACGCCGATAAGGCTGCCACAAGCCGTGTCGAACGGGCATAGAGCCCACGCCGTCATCGACACCTGCGGCACCGGCGGCGACGGCCTGCACACGTTCAATATCTCGACCGTTGCCGCGCTCGTCGCCGCCGGCGCCGGCGCCACGGTCGCCAAGCACGGCAACCGCTCGGTCTCGAGCAAGTGCGGCAGCGCCGACGTGCTCAAGGCGCTCGGCGTCAACATCGAAGCGCCCGTCGAGACCGTCGAGCGCTGCTTGAGCGAGATCGGCATCGCGTTCCTCTTCGCGCCCATGCTCCACACGGCAATGAAGCATGCCATCGGCCCGCGCCGCGAGATCGGCATCCGCACGGTGTTCAACATCCTCGGGCCACTGACCAATCCCGCCGGCGCCACCGCCCAGCTTCTCGGCGTCTACGACGGCCGCCTCTGCGAGACCCTCGCCGCCGTACTCCGCAGCCTCGGCAGCGAGCGCGCTTTCGTCGCCCACGGCAAGGACGGCCAGGACGAGATCTCGCTGACCGGCCCGACCCACGTCGCCGAGCTGCGCAACGGCCATATCGAGTCCTACATTATCGAGCCCGAGCTCTTCGGCCTCAAGCGCGTCCGCACCCAGGACCTTGCCGGCGGCGAGCCCGATGAGAACGCCCGCATCGCGCGCGAGGTTCTCGATGGCAAGCGCGGTCCGCACTTCGACGCGGTCGTCCTCAACGCCGGCGCCGCCATCGCCGCCGCGGGCCTCACCGGCGACATCGCCGACGGCATCATGGCCGCGACCGACGCCATCACGTCCGGCGCCGCCCGCGCCAAACTCGACGTCCTCGTCAAGCTGACGAACGAATAG
- a CDS encoding YjbQ family protein, with translation MKSATEYLTFNTRKHREYINITGEVAGVVERSGIREGMVLVSAMHITAAVYVNDAESGLIDDIDDWLEGLAPYRDDYRHHRTGETNGDSHLKSLLIHHEVIVPITAGRLDLGPWQQIYYAEFDGQRPKRLVIKAMGE, from the coding sequence ATGAAGTCCGCCACTGAGTATCTGACCTTCAACACGCGCAAACACCGCGAGTATATCAACATCACCGGTGAGGTCGCCGGCGTCGTCGAGCGGAGTGGCATCCGCGAGGGCATGGTTCTCGTTTCGGCCATGCACATCACGGCCGCCGTCTACGTCAACGACGCCGAAAGCGGCCTGATCGACGATATCGACGATTGGCTCGAGGGTCTCGCCCCGTACCGCGACGACTACCGCCACCACCGCACCGGCGAGACCAATGGCGATTCGCACCTCAAGAGCCTCCTTATCCACCACGAGGTGATCGTCCCGATCACCGCCGGCCGGCTCGATCTCGGCCCGTGGCAGCAGATCTACTACGCCGAGTTCGACGGCCAGCGCCCCAAGCGTCTCGTCATCAAAGCCATGGGCGAATAG